GCCCTGGAGCCGAGACCCGCTAGCGTCAGCTCCAGCGTGACACCCTCGGGAGTTTGGATGGTGATGCGATCGTCGAGTTCCACGGCATGAACCTTAAACGGTTCGTCGATGAACGCAGCGCTCGATGGGGCGAACTTGCCGGGCTCGTTGAGCAAGCAGGGACCCGTCCGGAGAAGCTCGATCCCGGCGCTCTCTTGAGACTCGGGTCGCTCTACCGGAGCACGACGGCCGACCTCGCCCTGGCGCGGAGGAGATTCCCGCGCGATCCGATCGTCGGCCGGCTGGAGGACCTCGTCGGCAGGTCCAGGCACTCCGTGTACGAGGGAGGCAATCGCCGGCAGACGGTGCGCGAGTTCTTCAACCGCACCTACTGGAGGTTGCTGACTGAGCGCTCTTCGATGCTGGTGCTGGCGGGGGTTGTGTTGTTCGCCCCGGCAATTCTGGCGTCGGCCTGGGCGCTTGCCGAGCCCGAAACGGCACGGGCCGTGGTTCCGGCAGGTTTCCTGTGGGTTACCGAGTCGCGACCGGAAGGGACGGATATGGGCCTGTCGACGCTCGGTCTCGCCGGGTTCTCGACGTTCGTCTTCGTGAACAACATCCAGGTGACGCTCCTCGCCTTTGCGCTCGGCATCTTCTGGGGAGTCGGCACCGGTTGGGTGCTCTTCCAGAACGGTCTGATTCTCGGCGCCGTGGCC
The sequence above is drawn from the Acidimicrobiia bacterium genome and encodes:
- a CDS encoding stage II sporulation protein M, producing MNLKRFVDERSARWGELAGLVEQAGTRPEKLDPGALLRLGSLYRSTTADLALARRRFPRDPIVGRLEDLVGRSRHSVYEGGNRRQTVREFFNRTYWRLLTERSSMLVLAGVVLFAPAILASAWALAEPETARAVVPAGFLWVTESRPEGTDMGLSTLGLAGFSTFVFVNNIQVTLLAFALGIFWGVGTGWVLFQNGLILGAVAGLGVEAGNGDLLVAALAGHGILELSCIVVAGAAGLSLGRSILRPGRVTRRKSLVIEARASVQIVLGTIPWLVLAGLLEGFLSRVGIGPAPVTVVGVTVGAVFWGLLVWRGRPPLPR